The Pyrenophora tritici-repentis strain M4 chromosome 3, whole genome shotgun sequence genome has a window encoding:
- a CDS encoding CaiC, Acyl-CoA synthetase (AMP-forming)-AMP-acid ligase II: MTDTNPELQAKLQELDHELEEGDITQKGYEKRRTVLLSQYLGPSFSAQLQSDLRHQSPAQSDGSGSRTASLAALSGPGQQQPQPPHIELPRPESHHEGSAGTSMHYASSSTSTAGTSQYMAYPPSQVGRFQEKQLGLRTPSLQRNASQLSQGSETFIPRPQTPEYNYSREPTMMGNYAFNPDTQQGGFDGTYGSPGEASRRSTMLDVNQGYFSDFTGQQMQDHRDSYGGPNRYSSGDAFSPTAAIPPPMMHPSDLPGGAAETMMPLEPRDLPFDVYDPHNHNVKMSKFDNIGAVLRHRGRTQPRSTAFWVLDSKGKETASITWEKVASRAEKVAKVIRDKSNLYRGDRVALVYRDTEIIEFVVALMGCFIAGVVAVPINSVDDYQKLILLLTTTQAHLALTTDNNLKAFHRDISQNRLKWPSGVEWWKTNEFGSYHPKKHDDTPALQVPEVAYIEFSRAPTGDLRGVVLSHRTIMHQMACISAMITTIPSNTQSQDTFSSNLRDAQGKFVAPAQTRTPTEVILSYLDPRESAGLILSILFAVYGGHTTVWLETATMETPGLYAHLITKYKSNILIADYPGLKRAAYNYQQDPMATRNFKKNTEPNFATVKICLIDTLTVDCEFHEILGDRYFRPLRNPRARELIAPMLCLPEHGGMIISVRDWLGGEERMGCPLSIALQESDDEDEAEDKGAAAIGYSSLIGGGTTSNTKEKKKKGPTELTEILLDKEALKMNDVVVLAIGEEASKRANEPGTMRVGAFGYPIPDATLAVVDPETNLLCSPYSIGEIWVDSPSLSGGFWQLQKHTETIFHARPYRFVEGSPTPQLLELEFLRTGLLGFVVEGKVFILGLYEDRIRQRVEWVEHGQLEAEHRYFFVQHLVTSIMKAVPKIYDCSSFDSYVNGEYLPIILIETQAASTAPTNPGGPPQQLDIPFLDSLSERCMEVLYQEHHLRVYCVMITAPNTLPRVVKNGRREIGNMLCRREFDNGSLPCVHVKFGVERSVLNIALGDDPSGGMWSFEASMARQQFLMLQDKQYSGVDHREVVIDDRTSTPLNQFSNIHDLMQWRVSRQAEELAYCTVDGRGKEGKGVNWKKFDQKVAGVAMYLKNKVKVQTGDHLLLMYTHSEDFVYAVHACFVLGAVCIPMAPIDQNRLNEDAPALLHIIADFKVKAILVNADVDHLMKVKQVSQHIKQSAAILKINVPHTYNTTKPPKQSSGCRDLKLTIRPAWVQPGFPVLVWTYWTPDQRRIAVQLGHTQIMALGKVQKETCQMTSTRPVLGCVRSTIGLGFIHTCIMGIFLAAPTYLVSPVDFAQNPNILFQTLSRYKIKDAYATSQMLDHAIARGAGKNMALHELKNLMIATDGRPRVDVYSRVRVHFSPASLDRTAINTVYSHVLNPMVASRSYMCIEPIELHLDVNALRRGLIMPVDPDTEPGALMVQDSGMVPVSTQIAIVNPETNQLCLVGEYGEIWVQSEANAYSFYMSKERLDAQRFNGRTIDGDPNVRYVRTGDLGFLHNVTRPIGPNGAPVDMQVLFVLGSIGDTFEVNGLNHFSMDIEQSVERCHRNIVPGGCAVFQAGGLVVIVVEIFRRNFLASMVPVIVNAILNEHQLVIDIVSFVQKGDFHRSRLGEKQRHKILAGIPENAPPGQNHGIELHDPSDRTPTDNRHSFLPDLRIHQAGPTDYLPLEHAGAFPDESGAHQPGNYQNTYHPQQQQQHSNSMSGGGAPVPDVLRPGPTDEHNNSDQQQQQTWTMDSQSYNNGAGGDQQGLDRYVTNGSSFDSRDEGGYGGGGGGGGLRVANRDSTESESADEGWRRDVLAQMNFAEA; encoded by the exons ATGACCGATACGAACCCTGAGTTGCAGGCGAAGCTGCAAGAGTTGGACCACGAGCTCGAGGAAGGCGACATTACACAAAAGGG TTACGAGAAACGGCGAACCGTCTTACTTTCGCAGTATCTGGGTCCTTCCTTCTCGGCGCAACTACAGAGCGACCTGCGCCACCAGAGCCCTGCCCAAAGCGATGGTTCCGGCTCCCGTACTGCATCGCTCGCCGCCCTCTCTGGCCCTGGCCAACAACAGCCCCAACCGCCACATATTGAACTCCCGCGCCCAGAATCCCACCATGAGGGCTCAGCGGGGACGTCAATGCATTATGCGAGCTCGTCAACGAGCACCGCCGGCACTTCACAGTACATGGCATATCCGCCCAGTCAGGTGGGGCGCTTTCAAGAGAAGCAGCTAGGCCTGAGGACCCCGTCCCTGCAGCGCAATGCCTCTCAGTTGTCCCAGGGCAGTGAGACTTTTATACCGCGACCGCAGACGCCCGAGTACAACTACTCGCGCGAGCCCACAATGATGGGTAATTACGCCTTCAACCCGGATACCCAGCAGGGCGGCTTCGACGGCACATATGGCTCTCCAGGTGAGGCCAGCAGGAGGAGTACGATGTTGGATGTCAACCAGGGTTATTTCTCAGACTTCACTGGCCAGCAGATGCAAGATCACCGCGACTCATATGGCGGCCCGAATCGATACTCGTCTGGCGATGCCTTTTCCCCCACTGCCGCGATACCGCCCCCCATGATGCATCCGAGCGATCTCCCTGGAGGCGCTGCTGAGACCATGATGCCTCTAGAGCCCCGCGACCTCCCCTTTGACGTATACGACCCGCACAACCACAATGTCAAAATGTCAAAATTTGACAACATCGGAGCCGTCCTTCGCCATCGCGGTCGCACGCAGCCAAGATCTACTGCTTTCTGGGTGCTCGACTCGAAAGGCAAGGAGACGGCATCCATCACTTGGGAGAAGGTGGCGAGTCGAGCCGAAAAGGTTGCAAAGGTCATTAGAGACAAGAGCAATCTATACCGGGGCGACCGCGTGGCGCTTGTGTATAGGGACACGGAGATTATCGAGTTCGTGGTAGCGCTAATGGGTTGCTTCATCGCGGGCGTTGTGGCCGTACCCATCAATAGCGTTGACGACTACCAGAAGCTCATTCTCCTCTTGACCACCACCCAAGCACATCTCGCCTTGACTACCGATAACAATCTTAAAGCCTTCCACCGTGACATTAGTCAGAATCGACTCAAGTGGCCGAGTGGAGTCGAATGGTGGAAAACGAACGAGTTTGGCAGCTATCACCCCAAGAAGCACGACGATACTCCAGCGTTGCAAGTGCCCGAGGTTGCATATATCGAGTTTTCGCGAGCACCCACCGGTGACTTGCGTGGTGTCGTTCTCAGCCATCGCACCATCATGCACCAGATGGCGTGCATTAGTGCCATGATTACCACGATACCATCCAACACCCAGAGTCAAGACACTTTCAGCAGTAACCTGCGGGACGCACAGGGCAAGTTTGTTGCACCCGCACAAACCAGAACACCGACCGAGGTGATTCTTTCCTACCTCGACCCACGTGAGAGCGCCGGTCTTATCTTGAGTATTCTCTTCGCTGTATACGGTGGGCATACGACTGTGTGGCTTGAGACAGCAACCATGGAGACCCCCGGTTTATATGCACACCTCATCACCAAGTACAAATCCAACATATTGATTGCTGACTACCCGGGCCTCAAGCGTGCGGCGTACAACTACCAACAGGATCCCATGGCTACCAGGAACTTCAAGAAGAACACGGAACCCAACTTTGCCACGGTCAAGATATGCTTGATAGATACGCTCACGGTCGACTGCGAATTTCACGAGATTCTGGGAGATCGATATTTCCGACCGCTCAGGAACCCCAGAGCGCGAGAGTTGATTGCGCCAATGCTATGTCTTCCCGAACATGGCGGCATGATCATCTCAGTCCGTGATTGGTTAGGTGGAGAAGAACGCATGGGATGTCCGTTGAGCATAGCACTGCAGGAATCTGACGATGAAGATGAGGCCGAAGACAAAGGTGCAGCGGCGATTGGTTACTCTAGTCTTATCGGTGGCGGTACAACAAGCAATaccaaggagaagaaaaagaaggGTCCGACAGAGTTGACCGAGATATTGCTAGACAAGGAAGCGCTCAAGATGAACGATGTTGTGGTGCTTGCAATAGGAGAAGAGGCTAGTAAACGTGCGAATGAGCCCGGCACAATGCGAGTTGGCGCTTTTGGATACCCAATACCAGATGCGACGCTAGCCGTCGTAGATCCAGAGACGAATCTCCTGTGTTCACCCTACTCGATTGGAGAGATTTGGGTAGACTCACCTTCATTGTCTGGTGGTTTCTGGCAATTGCAGAAGCACACTGAAACCATATTCCACGCCCGCCCATACCGCTTTGTGGAGGGCAGTCCTACCCCGCAGTTGCTTGAGCTTGAGTTTCTCCGAACTGGCTTACTCGGATTCGTCGTAGAGGGCAAGGTGTTTATCCTTGGTCTCTACGAAGACCGCATCAGGCAGCGCGTTGAATGGGTCGAGCATGGTCAACTGGAAGCTGAACACAGATACTTTTTCGTGCAGCACCTCGTCACCAGTATCATGAAGGCCGTTCCCAAGATCTACGACTG CTCGTCCTTCGACTCGTACGTCAATGGCGAATACCTGCCCATCATTCTCATCGAGACACAGGCTGCATCAACAGCCCCTACCAATCCTGGTGGACCGCCACAACAACTCGATATTCCCTTCTTAGATTCACTGTCTGAGCGATGCATGGAAGTGCTGTATCAAGAACACCATCTACGAGTATACTGCGTCATGATCACAGCACCGAACACATTACCACGAGTTGTTAAGAACGGTCGACGAGAAATTGGTAACATGCTTTGTCGGAGAGAATTTGATAACGGCTCATTACCTTGTGTCCACGTCAAGTTTGGTGTTGAGAGATCAGTTCTCAACATCGCGTTGGGTGATGACCCTTCCGGAGGCATGTGGTCATTTGAAGCGTCGATGGCGCGTCAGCAGTTCTTGATGCTCCAAGACAAGCAGTATTCTGGAGTAGATCACCGCGAAGTCGTCATCGATGACAGAACATCGACACCTCTCAACCAATTCTCAAACATTCACGACCTCATGCAATGGCGTGTATCACGGCAGGCTGAAGAGCTCGCATATTGCACAGTCGATGGTCGAGGCAAAGAAGGCAAGGGCGTCAACTGGAAGAAGTTCGACCAGAAAGTCGCGGGTGTCGCAATGTACCTGAAGAACAAGGTCAAAGTGCAAACCGGTGATCATCTGCTTCTGATGTACACGCACTCGGAAGACTTTGTGTATGCGGTACATGCATGCTTTGTGCTTGGCGCTGTATGCATACCAATGGCGCCAATTGACCAGAACCGATTGAATGAGGACGCACCTGCATTGCTGCACATCATTGCAGACTTCAAGGTCAAGGCCATCCTCGTCAACGCCGATGTGGATCATCTCATGAAGGTCAAGCAAGTATCGCAGCATATCAAACAATCAGCAGCCATCCTAAAGATTAACGTGCCGCACACCTACAACACAACCAAGCCACCTAAGCAGTCGAGTGGTTGTCGGGATCTCAAGCTCACAATACGACCTGCATGGGTACAGCCCGGTTTCCCAGTTCTTGTATGGACATACTGGACTCCAGATCAACGCCGCATAGCAGTACAACTAGGCCATACCCAGATCATGGCACTAGGCAAGGTCCAGAAGGAGACTTGTCAAATGACAAGTACAAGGCCAGTCCTCGGATGTGTACGAAGTACGATCGGACTTGGCTTCATTCACACCTGCATCATGGGCATCTTCCTTGCCGCACCCACTTACCTCGTATCGCCTGTCGACTTTGCACAAAATCCAAACATACTCTTCCAAACGTTGTCAAGATACAAGATCAAGGATGCGTACGCGACCAGTCAAATGCTTGACCACGCTATTGCGCGTGGGGCTGGAAAGAACATGGCTCTACACGAACTCAAGAATCTCATGATTGCAACTGATGGTCGGCCGCGCGTTGATGTTTACTCAAGAGTACGGGTACACTTTTCACCAGCAAGCTTGGACCGGACGGCGATTAACACAGTCTACTCTCATGTGCTCAACCCAATGGTAGCATCGCGATCATACATGTGTATCGAGCCAATAGAACTACATCTCGATGTCAACGCTCTTCGAAGAGGTCTGATCATGCCCGTCGACCCAGATACCGAGCCGGGTGCCCTGATGGTTCAGGATTCTGGCATGGTGCCAGTTTCCACACAAATAGCAATTGTGAACCCAGAGACGAACCAGCTTTGCTTGGTGGGCGAGTATGGTGAGATCTGGGTGCAATCCGAAGCGAACGCGTACAGCTTCTACATGTCGAAGGAACGGTTGGATGCCCAACGCTTCAACGGTAGGACTATTGATGGAGATCCAAACGTGCGCTATGTCCGTACTGGAGATTTGGGTTTCTTACACAACGTCACTCGGCCTATTGGACCTAATGGCGCTCCCGTTGATATGCAGGTACTCTTTGTTCTCGGAAGTATCGGTGATACTTTTGAAGTCAACGGACTGAACCACTTTTCCATGGATATTGAGCAGTCTGTCGAACGCTGTCACCGGAATATTGTGCCTGGTGGCTG TGCCGTATTTCAAGCAGGTGGTCTTGTAGTCATTGTGGTGGAGATTTTCCGACGCAACTTCCTCGCAAGCATGGTCCCCGTAATTGTCAACGCCATCCTAAACGAACACCAACTTGTCATCGACATAGTTTCGTTTGTACAAAAGGGTGATTTCCACCGGTCACGATTGGGCGAAAAGCAACGACACAAGATCTTAGCCGG CATCCCCGAAAACGCACCACCAGGCCAAAACCACGGGATAGAACTCCACGACCCAAGCGACCGCACCCCAACAGACAACCGCCACTCCTTCCTCCCCGACTTGCGTATCCACCAAGCCGGTCCAACAGACTACTTGCCGCTCGAGCACGCCGGCGCCTTTCCCGATGAATCTGGCGCTCACCAGCCGGGTAACTACCAAAACACCTACCACCCccagcaacaacagcagcacTCCAACAGCATGAGCGGCGGCGGTGCACCCGTCCCAGACGTCCTCCGCCCCGGCCCCACAGACGAACATAACAACAGTG accagcaacagcaacaaaCCTGGACAATGGATAGCCAAAGCTACAACAATGGCGCTGGCGGCGACCAACAAGGTCTCGACCGCTACGTAACCAACGGCTCGTCGTTTGATAGCAGGGACGAAGGCGGGTATGgcggtggcggcggtggcGGTGGTCTCCGCGTTGCGAACCGTGATTCTACGGAGAGTGAGAGCGCGGATGAGGGGTGGAGGCGTGATGTACTTGCGCAAATGAATTTCGCTG AGGCTTGA
- a CDS encoding TesB, Acyl-CoA thioesterase, with protein MATLIRPPPADPSQSDMESVLELTSLSDIDPNLFTNTRPLWHPPGARGIFGGAAIAQTLSAAQKTVDPDFTVHSMHCYFVLAGNAEIPIIYHVERVRSGKSYATRTVQARQRGRVIFTTTMSFVKQNSGGAKKVEHAYPMPDVPGPIEDLDDQEAHTDLTPFQSQRLPIENDDSDKPHTKKCRQWMRARGRISPAGGHEAHLSAIAYMSDSYFIGTVARTHKLWRYSTERKNRAKSSIDEDVLKKLLEMDDAELKRQKFDAADMERIRRLKNGEDIADVAPNPMPEIGMMVSLDHTIYFHNPRSFRADEWIFTEMETPWAGDGRGLVFQRMYTQDGTLIASCVQEGLVRLKQNDSKL; from the exons ATGGCCACGCTCATCAGACCTCCACCCGCCGACCCTTCGCAATCTGATATGGAGAGCGTTTTGGAACTGACATCACTTTCCGACATCGACCCAAACCTCTTCACCAACACGCGCCCACTATGGCATCCACCGGGTGCGCGTGGAATCTTTGGGGGCGCCGCTATTGCGCAGACGCTGAGTGCGGCGCAAAAGACGGTCGATCCAGACTTTACCGTACACTCGATGCACTGCTACTTTGTGCTTGCCGGAAATGCAGAGATTCCCATCATATACCACGTAGAGAGGGTGAGGTCAGGAAAGTCGTACGCAACGAGGACCGTACAGGCGCGGCAACGCGGCAGAGTTATATTTACCACGACTATGAGTTTTGTGAAACAGAACAGTGGAGGAGCGAAAAAGGTCGAGCATGCTTACCCAATGCCCGACGTGCCGGGACCTATTGAGGATCTTGACGACCAAGAAGCCCACACCGATCTTACTCCTTTCCAAAGCCAGAGGTTGCCAATTGAAAATG ACGACTCGGATAAGCCCCACACCAAAAAATGCCGCCAATGGATGCGTGCACGCGGTCGCATCTCCCCCGCCGGTGGCCACGAAGCCCACCTCAGTGCAATCGCCTACATGAGTGATAGCTACTTCATCGGCACCGTCGCACGCACCCACAAGCTATGGCGCTACTCGACCGAACGCAAGAACAGGGCAAAGTCGAGCATCGACGAGGACGTTCTCAAGAAGCTGTTAGAGATGGATGACGCCGAGCTGAAGCGCCAGAAATTTGACGCTGCCGACATGGAACGCATACGACGTTTGAAGAATGGCGAGGACATTGCCGATGTTGCTCCTAACCCGATGCCAGAGATCGGCATGATGGTTAGCCTGGATCATACAATCTACTTCCATAACCCTCGTAGCTTCCGAGCAGATGAGTGGATCTTCACCGAAATGGAGACGCCTTGGGCAGGTGATGGTCGTGGCCTTGTATTTCAAAGG